The proteins below are encoded in one region of Effusibacillus dendaii:
- a CDS encoding SDR family NAD(P)-dependent oxidoreductase produces MGKNRPADRAQSADKVAIVTGGANGIGKEICIRLAEAGTCLLIADVQEQVQETAESVAAQFEVASDFYMGDLSREEHGLAMMERAIARFGKIDVLVNNAGGGVILPFLEHTSETLKTTIDRNLWTTIWACHAVLPHMVGQNFGRIINIGADSVRTGLYNHAAYNAAKGGVHALTTGLAREFVDSLVHQESIYLIIFQNSVIKKCRSVFLRKIDHFTNQIWI; encoded by the coding sequence ATGGGGAAAAATCGGCCTGCAGACAGGGCCCAATCAGCGGACAAAGTGGCGATTGTAACTGGCGGAGCAAATGGCATCGGCAAAGAGATCTGTATTCGGTTGGCGGAAGCGGGTACCTGCTTGCTGATTGCCGATGTACAGGAGCAAGTGCAGGAAACAGCGGAATCTGTTGCGGCGCAGTTTGAGGTTGCGAGCGATTTTTACATGGGGGACCTAAGCCGTGAAGAACACGGACTGGCAATGATGGAACGGGCAATTGCCCGATTTGGAAAGATTGATGTACTGGTTAACAATGCAGGCGGTGGTGTGATCCTGCCGTTTCTGGAACATACCAGCGAAACACTGAAAACGACGATCGATCGAAACCTGTGGACGACGATCTGGGCGTGTCACGCCGTACTGCCGCACATGGTCGGACAAAATTTTGGCCGGATTATCAACATAGGCGCCGATTCGGTTCGAACCGGCTTGTATAACCATGCGGCATACAACGCTGCCAAGGGGGGCGTACACGCGCTGACAACCGGCCTTGCGCGTGAATTTGTCGACTCTCTGGTACATCAGGAGAGTATTTATCTTATTATATTTCAGAATAGTGTGATAAAAAAGTGTCGCTCTGTCTTTTTGCGAAAAATCGATCACTTTACAAACCAAATCTGGATATAA
- a CDS encoding VOC family protein, producing the protein MRCFPNPYHHSFALGKSTRDNLNHINFMVTDINDIGIARNRMIDHNIPIVFGPGRHAPSDSIFLYFLDPDGLTNEYSFGMEEFPEQDARKPRMLEKSLDILDTWGGRTDPRFGTTGKIETVS; encoded by the coding sequence ATGCGCTGTTTCCCGAATCCCTATCATCATTCGTTTGCACTCGGCAAATCCACTCGGGATAATCTCAACCATATTAACTTCATGGTGACGGACATCAATGATATTGGAATTGCCCGTAACAGGATGATTGACCACAACATTCCAATCGTGTTCGGACCAGGGAGGCACGCGCCTTCAGACAGTATTTTCCTGTATTTCCTGGATCCGGACGGACTTACCAATGAGTACAGTTTTGGCATGGAAGAATTCCCGGAACAGGATGCACGCAAGCCGCGCATGCTGGAAAAAAGTCTCGATATCCTTGACACATGGGGCGGTCGGACAGATCCGCGGTTTGGAACAACCGGCAAGATCGAAACGGTAAGTTAA
- a CDS encoding alpha/beta fold hydrolase — MGELQEKYLNTNGIATHYWEIGSGEAMILLHGGGAGADAFGNWSRIMPKFAETGFRVIAFDAVGFGKSNKPDPQRFEYNLNARVDQLISLIRSLELDNVTLIGNSMGGATSLRAAKQQPELVQRLILMGTAGRLKQAQKSDRNHEFPGFRLYGRFVCVYALFPESLSSFVCTRQIHSG; from the coding sequence ATGGGGGAGCTGCAAGAAAAGTATCTGAACACTAACGGGATCGCCACACACTATTGGGAAATCGGTTCCGGAGAAGCAATGATCCTGTTGCACGGGGGTGGGGCCGGGGCGGATGCGTTTGGCAATTGGAGCCGGATCATGCCAAAATTTGCAGAAACAGGATTTCGGGTGATCGCGTTTGATGCTGTCGGATTCGGCAAGTCGAATAAACCGGATCCGCAGCGGTTCGAATACAACCTGAACGCACGGGTTGACCAGTTGATCAGTCTGATTCGATCTCTCGAACTGGACAACGTGACACTGATCGGCAATTCCATGGGAGGAGCGACTTCGCTGCGGGCCGCCAAGCAGCAGCCGGAACTGGTTCAAAGATTAATTCTGATGGGGACGGCAGGCCGTCTGAAACAGGCGCAAAAATCTGACCGAAACCATGAATTTCCGGGTTTCCGATTATATGGAAGATTCGTTTGCGTTTATGCGCTGTTTCCCGAATCCCTATCATCATTCGTTTGCACTCGGCAAATCCACTCGGGATAA
- a CDS encoding aromatic ring-hydroxylating oxygenase subunit alpha, which yields MGGRKLIFNRDSDGGIHAFFNNCPHRGALVSREREGNSKIFQCFYHAWTFNNCGELIGQPGSKEGGYPKEFNCDGAMNLKQVPRRENYRGFIFVNYDLNAISLEEYLGNAKEFLDLVADQSSIGMEVVGGSQHYSVRANWKLLSENSNWMRFANNW from the coding sequence GTGGGTGGTCGCAAACTGATTTTCAATCGGGACAGCGACGGAGGAATCCATGCATTTTTTAACAACTGTCCGCACCGCGGTGCGCTTGTTTCAAGGGAACGGGAAGGCAATTCGAAGATTTTCCAATGTTTCTATCATGCGTGGACATTCAACAATTGCGGTGAACTGATCGGTCAACCGGGATCCAAAGAGGGCGGTTATCCGAAAGAATTCAACTGTGACGGCGCCATGAATTTGAAACAAGTGCCACGTCGGGAAAACTACCGTGGGTTCATTTTCGTCAATTATGATTTGAACGCGATTTCTCTGGAAGAGTATCTGGGGAATGCGAAGGAATTTCTGGATCTGGTTGCCGACCAGTCGTCCATTGGTATGGAAGTGGTGGGAGGGAGTCAGCATTACAGCGTGCGGGCCAACTGGAAACTGCTGAGTGAAAACAGCAACTGGATGAGGTTCGCAAACAACTGGTGA
- a CDS encoding aromatic-ring-hydroxylating dioxygenase subunit beta, producing MTFTREQVEDFLYLEADLMDQWKLIEWSELFAENGQYLVPPIGYPDADPNSTLFLIADDRFRLIEQAKRLMKRTAHVEYPHSTTRHMISNVRIEKITDGVAQVKCNFVAYRTKRQVLDVCRPY from the coding sequence ATGACGTTTACGAGGGAGCAGGTGGAGGATTTCCTCTACCTTGAGGCAGATCTGATGGATCAGTGGAAACTGATAGAATGGTCCGAGTTGTTTGCCGAAAACGGACAGTATCTGGTACCGCCCATCGGCTATCCGGATGCGGATCCAAACAGCACCCTGTTCCTGATTGCGGACGACCGATTCCGTCTGATCGAGCAGGCCAAAAGGCTGATGAAACGGACTGCCCACGTGGAATATCCGCATTCAACCACTCGTCACATGATCAGCAATGTACGGATTGAAAAAATAACGGACGGTGTGGCCCAGGTGAAGTGTAACTTTGTGGCGTATCGGACAAAGCGGCAAGTGCTGGACGTTTGTCGGCCATACTAG
- a CDS encoding SRPBCC family protein has translation MKRFGEERAARICDKNRNLLIFPNLIINDIMAITIRTFEPLAPDYMEVTGWALAPMEENEEFRGRRLSNFLEFLGPGGFATPDDVEALELCQEGYANCDELHWYDVSKGMLRVVPHADDEEHMRAFWLQWNRLLTGR, from the coding sequence GTGAAACGGTTCGGCGAGGAACGGGCTGCCCGCATCTGCGACAAAAACCGCAACCTTTTGATTTTCCCGAATCTGATCATCAACGATATTATGGCGATTACGATTCGCACGTTCGAACCGCTTGCACCCGATTACATGGAGGTTACCGGTTGGGCGTTGGCTCCCATGGAAGAGAATGAAGAGTTTCGAGGCAGGCGCTTGTCCAATTTTTTGGAATTTCTGGGGCCGGGCGGATTTGCCACACCGGATGATGTGGAAGCGTTGGAACTTTGTCAGGAAGGCTATGCAAACTGTGATGAACTACATTGGTATGATGTGTCAAAAGGCATGCTGCGTGTCGTCCCCCATGCGGATGACGAAGAACATATGCGCGCCTTCTGGCTGCAGTGGAACCGGTTGTTGACCGGCAGATAG
- a CDS encoding urease accessory protein UreD, whose product MSGKWAGEACIHQGRTVLTKSAQQAPLKLAKPFAGPGGKLLVYLMDSSPGLFNGDRQDIFCTLQEGSNLYLTNQSSCKLHPSLIRESSIQTQSFFIKQGSLLEYFPEPLVPYRGANYQGETVVCLESGGKAFIADIVTPGRAGRGEFFEYERLSSRFSVYWDERLTVWDSIVLEPEDQESMRMFFGEYTHLGTLWVLSERVTQEHVRMLQDMLVSDGDCVYAGVSLLSCNGLVVRMLGYSADRLQAVIADCCDLIFPALTDTPFNRIRK is encoded by the coding sequence GTGAGCGGCAAATGGGCAGGAGAAGCTTGCATCCATCAGGGCAGAACCGTACTGACGAAATCGGCCCAGCAGGCTCCTTTAAAACTCGCCAAACCGTTTGCGGGTCCTGGCGGGAAACTGTTGGTATACTTGATGGATTCTTCACCCGGCCTGTTTAACGGGGATCGGCAAGACATTTTTTGCACATTGCAAGAAGGGTCCAACCTCTATTTGACCAACCAATCATCCTGTAAACTGCACCCCTCCCTGATTAGGGAAAGCAGCATTCAAACCCAATCCTTTTTTATAAAGCAAGGGTCTTTATTGGAATATTTTCCGGAACCGTTGGTTCCTTATCGGGGAGCCAACTATCAAGGGGAAACGGTGGTCTGCTTGGAATCGGGCGGGAAAGCGTTTATTGCTGACATCGTCACACCCGGCAGAGCGGGACGCGGCGAATTTTTCGAATACGAACGGCTGTCCAGCCGATTTTCCGTCTATTGGGATGAAAGGCTGACCGTTTGGGATTCGATTGTTTTAGAGCCGGAGGATCAGGAGTCCATGCGGATGTTTTTCGGGGAATACACACATTTGGGAACTTTATGGGTGCTTTCCGAGAGAGTTACGCAAGAACATGTCAGAATGCTGCAGGATATGTTGGTCAGTGATGGGGATTGCGTCTACGCCGGAGTAAGCTTGCTCTCCTGCAATGGACTGGTTGTCCGAATGCTTGGATATTCGGCGGACCGTTTGCAAGCAGTAATTGCGGACTGCTGCGATTTGATTTTTCCCGCATTAACAGATACCCCGTTCAACCGGATCCGAAAATAA
- a CDS encoding P-II family nitrogen regulator, whose product MKKIVEAIIRPDQVDSVAKALSDLDIAYQMTKVSGIGYSHISTVQRKEREFFYPLPKIKLEIVVDHQLVEKLVRSIIYSAQTGNLGDGKIFISDEEAIAYDEAHF is encoded by the coding sequence TCGTGGAGGCGATTATTCGTCCGGATCAAGTCGATTCCGTAGCCAAAGCACTTTCCGATCTAGACATCGCGTATCAGATGACAAAAGTGTCGGGTATTGGTTACTCCCATATATCAACCGTTCAACGTAAAGAAAGGGAGTTCTTTTATCCGTTGCCGAAAATCAAATTGGAGATTGTGGTAGATCATCAGTTGGTGGAAAAACTGGTCCGATCGATCATATATTCCGCGCAAACCGGTAATCTGGGGGATGGGAAAATCTTTATTTCCGATGAGGAGGCGATTGCTTATGATGAAGCTCATTTTTGA
- a CDS encoding DHA2 family efflux MFS transporter permease subunit has protein sequence MENQQQAAQQGVALPMIVLILATFMSVLDTTIINVSIPKMMSVFGVGTSDIQWVVTAYSLVVGALVPITGYLGDNFGYKRIFVYSVILFTIGSALCGMAWNNNAMIIFRILQAIGGGAIMPVAMAMMFRLFPPERRGLSMGIFGIAIMFAPAFGPTLGGYITEYLDWRLIFYINVPIGILDTLLALMVLQEFKQDEKKRFDFFGFLTSSAGFASLLYGLGIVGDKGWTDIEVIFYISVGLCCLVLFVLIEFIVEHPMIDLRVMKNSMFTISLVISSIASIALFASLFLLPVFLQNISGLSAVETGLVLLPQGIAAGIMMPISGMLFDKFGVKWLAITGLTITAYSFYLIQSLDIATSFSTVSWWLIIRAIGIGSVMMPVSTAGMNTVPMQNLGQASALTNTVRQVSSAFGIAWLSNLLSERQFYHVTINSEQMPVGGYAVTSALSQLSQFYSSGGLTGNLANSAATSWLMSQLQKVSTVQAMDDVFWVVTWVVIVAIVFAFFLKDTKAPRGEKPVIME, from the coding sequence ATGGAAAATCAGCAACAAGCTGCGCAACAGGGAGTCGCGCTTCCCATGATCGTTCTGATCCTGGCTACTTTTATGTCAGTCCTGGACACGACGATTATTAACGTATCGATTCCGAAAATGATGTCCGTATTTGGGGTGGGCACGTCTGATATTCAATGGGTGGTTACCGCCTATTCGTTGGTAGTCGGTGCGCTCGTTCCGATCACCGGATATCTGGGAGACAATTTTGGTTACAAACGGATTTTTGTGTATTCGGTTATCCTGTTTACGATCGGTTCGGCATTGTGCGGGATGGCCTGGAACAATAATGCGATGATCATCTTTCGTATCCTGCAAGCGATTGGTGGAGGAGCCATCATGCCGGTGGCGATGGCCATGATGTTCCGCCTGTTCCCGCCGGAACGCCGCGGACTTTCGATGGGGATATTTGGCATTGCGATCATGTTTGCGCCCGCCTTTGGACCGACATTAGGCGGATACATCACGGAATACCTCGATTGGCGGCTGATTTTCTACATCAACGTGCCGATCGGTATTCTCGATACTTTACTCGCTCTAATGGTTTTGCAAGAATTTAAGCAGGACGAAAAGAAAAGATTTGATTTTTTTGGCTTTTTGACTTCTTCTGCCGGATTCGCCAGTTTGCTGTATGGATTGGGTATTGTCGGGGATAAGGGCTGGACTGACATCGAGGTGATCTTCTATATCTCGGTCGGCCTCTGCTGCCTGGTATTGTTTGTGCTGATCGAATTTATAGTCGAACATCCAATGATTGATCTGCGTGTCATGAAAAATTCAATGTTTACCATCTCTCTGGTGATCTCCAGTATTGCCAGCATTGCACTGTTTGCCAGCCTGTTTTTGCTGCCTGTGTTTCTGCAAAACATTTCCGGTCTGTCTGCTGTCGAAACTGGACTCGTCCTATTGCCGCAAGGGATTGCCGCCGGTATTATGATGCCGATTTCCGGAATGCTGTTTGACAAATTCGGTGTGAAATGGTTGGCGATCACGGGCTTGACGATAACCGCCTATTCTTTTTATTTGATTCAATCGTTGGATATCGCCACAAGCTTTTCGACAGTCTCATGGTGGTTAATAATACGGGCGATTGGCATTGGAAGCGTGATGATGCCGGTGTCAACAGCCGGAATGAATACAGTACCGATGCAAAACCTCGGACAGGCCAGCGCACTGACCAACACGGTCCGACAGGTCAGCTCCGCGTTTGGGATTGCATGGTTGTCCAATCTGCTATCGGAGCGCCAATTTTATCACGTTACCATTAACTCCGAACAGATGCCGGTTGGCGGTTACGCGGTTACGAGTGCCCTGTCGCAGCTCAGTCAGTTTTATTCGAGCGGCGGTTTGACAGGCAACCTGGCAAACAGCGCCGCCACATCCTGGTTGATGTCACAACTTCAAAAAGTCTCTACCGTTCAGGCGATGGATGATGTATTCTGGGTTGTCACATGGGTGGTTATTGTAGCGATCGTTTTCGCCTTCTTCTTGAAAGACACAAAAGCGCCGCGTGGTGAAAAGCCGGTGATTATGGAATGA